One part of the Alistipes onderdonkii genome encodes these proteins:
- a CDS encoding PCMD domain-containing protein, translating to MKKSLKLLFCATALASLAGCNKFDEADTAPDSGNGSLIKVYAKVAENDGTRANIHVGESAFTAEWEAGDALGILPVKTGGTAPATAAKFDYNTTSAAFEGSLNDFAAGGGNYYAFFPHAKVTGTTANLPFGNLRTQAGNDFNSAYDALVATPRAYTDDDEAGKADGKDVTFTLHRLTSILNFSIATPADKVKYLLLTAGGETQKLSASSLDFALKNGGAETVASLSTTDQSNVIALQYTPDAAGGDHVEAFFNVPADLYPTLTLDVIDSDNQMATVTVDRTEAFEAGTLYKKAVDAPQFASIAPPSLVWPNQDMNEPHDITKCGTDYEANIQITVPGGIAGLMVNITSGVLNEMGLTALDLFSTDLGLPGMTGGVAIQYQKSTIFNITELIPLIAGLAAPGSEHIFEVVVTDLAGQQTTQNLAFYMPSSSPITYNEDADLWANTASFTLSNIPTDATSVSVQYKKSTETAWQTAEITENNTKAEIKPDWTSFTTPDWATPNATDNTVLPFQRIATGTGVFAGNTYDYKLIVDGSEYTGQFTTDAGNTITDGSLESWKNTQQFPGSESGSLTKSYTYNFWGSGYNSFAPNLCTRDETKSGRSGTYCAKLTATYNSLASVPAPGNLFTGDFRISLSPMGGYVSFGKPYTYTARPSAVKFKYHAKIGTIDYNLHSGKIAVGDMDKARVMVCIVDWTAQQQVYAGKNAPSGTWDPEIQTSTNNGAIIGYASKFIEESTQGDEMVEVIVPINYYQQTEQAPKNSYNIVISCSTSAYGDYMDACTSNEMYVDDFEWVY from the coding sequence ATGAAGAAATCCCTCAAACTCCTCTTCTGTGCAACGGCCCTCGCATCGCTGGCCGGCTGCAACAAGTTCGACGAAGCGGACACCGCCCCGGACTCCGGCAACGGTTCGCTTATTAAAGTCTATGCCAAGGTCGCCGAGAACGACGGCACCCGCGCCAACATCCATGTCGGCGAAAGCGCCTTCACGGCCGAATGGGAAGCCGGCGACGCCCTGGGCATCCTGCCTGTCAAAACCGGCGGCACGGCACCGGCCACGGCTGCCAAATTCGACTACAACACAACCTCGGCCGCATTCGAAGGTTCGCTCAACGATTTCGCAGCGGGCGGCGGCAATTACTATGCCTTCTTCCCCCACGCGAAGGTCACCGGCACCACGGCCAACCTCCCGTTCGGGAACCTGCGCACGCAGGCGGGCAACGATTTCAACAGCGCCTACGACGCGCTGGTCGCCACCCCCAGGGCATACACCGATGACGACGAGGCGGGCAAGGCCGACGGCAAAGACGTCACCTTCACGCTGCACCGCCTTACGTCGATCCTCAATTTCTCCATCGCCACGCCGGCCGACAAGGTGAAATACCTGCTGCTGACCGCCGGCGGGGAAACCCAGAAGCTTTCGGCCTCGAGCCTCGATTTCGCCCTCAAAAACGGGGGTGCCGAGACAGTTGCCAGCCTCAGCACAACCGACCAGTCGAACGTCATCGCATTGCAATACACGCCCGATGCGGCGGGCGGCGACCACGTCGAAGCCTTCTTCAACGTCCCGGCCGACCTCTACCCCACGCTGACGCTCGACGTAATCGACTCCGACAACCAGATGGCCACGGTCACGGTCGACCGCACCGAAGCCTTCGAAGCCGGAACGCTCTATAAGAAAGCGGTCGACGCCCCGCAGTTCGCCTCCATCGCGCCCCCGTCGCTCGTATGGCCGAATCAGGATATGAACGAACCGCACGACATTACTAAATGCGGCACCGATTATGAGGCCAATATCCAGATTACCGTCCCGGGAGGTATCGCAGGGCTTATGGTAAATATCACGTCCGGTGTACTGAATGAAATGGGCCTTACAGCACTCGATCTTTTCAGTACTGATTTAGGGCTTCCTGGGATGACCGGCGGCGTTGCTATTCAGTATCAGAAATCTACAATCTTCAATATTACTGAACTCATACCTTTGATCGCTGGACTAGCCGCCCCTGGCAGCGAACATATTTTCGAGGTAGTCGTAACCGATCTGGCCGGACAGCAAACGACTCAAAATTTGGCATTTTATATGCCGTCCTCATCCCCAATTACCTATAACGAGGATGCAGACCTTTGGGCCAATACAGCATCGTTTACGCTTTCAAATATTCCGACCGACGCGACATCTGTCAGCGTACAATACAAAAAATCGACAGAGACTGCATGGCAGACCGCCGAAATTACCGAAAACAATACAAAAGCGGAAATAAAACCAGACTGGACATCATTTACAACTCCCGATTGGGCTACTCCAAATGCAACTGACAATACAGTTCTCCCATTCCAGCGCATTGCTACAGGGACAGGAGTGTTCGCAGGAAATACTTATGATTATAAACTAATTGTCGACGGTAGTGAATATACAGGGCAATTTACCACCGACGCAGGTAATACGATTACCGACGGCAGTTTAGAATCTTGGAAAAACACCCAACAATTCCCTGGTAGCGAATCGGGCTCTTTGACGAAAAGTTATACTTATAATTTTTGGGGTAGCGGTTATAACAGCTTTGCACCTAATTTATGTACTCGAGATGAGACAAAATCAGGGCGAAGCGGAACATACTGTGCAAAACTGACTGCAACCTACAATAGCTTAGCAAGTGTTCCTGCTCCTGGAAACCTATTTACGGGAGATTTTAGAATTTCATTGAGTCCGATGGGCGGATATGTTTCTTTCGGAAAACCATACACATATACAGCTCGTCCCAGCGCAGTTAAATTTAAATATCATGCAAAAATCGGGACAATCGACTATAATCTTCATAGTGGAAAAATTGCGGTGGGTGATATGGACAAAGCCAGAGTAATGGTATGTATTGTTGATTGGACGGCTCAACAACAAGTATATGCTGGAAAAAACGCTCCATCCGGAACATGGGATCCAGAGATACAAACATCGACTAACAACGGAGCAATCATTGGTTATGCTTCCAAATTCATCGAAGAATCCACCCAAGGTGATGAAATGGTGGAAGTCATAGTTCCGATAAATTATTATCAACAGACAGAACAAGCTCCGAAAAACTCGTACAATATCGTAATATCATGCTCAACAAGCGCATACGGAGATTACATGGATGCATGCACCTCCAACGAGATGTACGTCGACGATTTCGAATGGGTATACTAA
- a CDS encoding PCMD domain-containing protein: protein MKRFYISIPVLLAAVLGAACSNFDEATPKPGANEAVVGLRADIAPRQQTRAEIDVDFENGLSGSWNEVDILGVIHKAPGSQDFSALGQFAFDPESRTFKGTLPSQTGEWHYRAFYPHNGTASVSGSKTTVTVPFSALRTQEGNRYNSEYDLLAADAILYPNAAPGMTPQGEALRFNLNRFTTILALRMQGGAASEKVASVMLTAVKPIASEQLTFELPTSAYDIAAVNPTLVAEGPSPAGGTVSIDSERITVTYKDGTAPSADLSETFFNVLPDENYGELVFTVCTDKGNTASVTVNRTTPMVANWVYTKIATGTFAKATPPTIEWLGHDLSQRYELADTGNEADIEVSVPGGIRKMEVEIIAPVLTESGLLELAGLAPTMELTAPATENMAEMLTQLGFPTPSQLLDQQYAFFQIGGLIDLLAMVCAEVTETAHSDFRFTVTDNAGQQTTVTLQYAKTIASAITPGAAYNDDANFWTNTATLACVVAPEDFQHTTVEYKRTDGTWQAAAKGTQNAEDGTFTATISSAYNADNTMISETGIRPGHRYEYRLVIDGTTKASGTIDLTAEKGDPIQNGGMEDWSTTTLGSNKNIVYPNASGNSFWTSGNNGQTTGLCTKNENIWIGNTSGSYCAYLKPNLTSIGSIKIFAAGNLFTGSFDYTVSIFGWSGGTASFGSPYAWTARPTALRVKARATVGNIQTLGAKKDELSTSDISPARIFVCICDRDTRIDNVSQTKALSGEYNISGTFEPSDTGIGILAYGDHKFTASTDGWQTITIPIVYNDRDATPIPSKAYNIMISCSSDCYGAFFCGSQSNELYVDDFEWIYYNPGNNKPRRHHGLPFETSLHLRGGFLSYRAI, encoded by the coding sequence ATGAAAAGATTTTACATTTCCATTCCGGTTCTCCTTGCAGCTGTCCTCGGCGCAGCATGCAGCAATTTCGACGAAGCGACCCCCAAGCCGGGTGCAAACGAGGCCGTCGTCGGGCTCCGCGCCGACATCGCCCCCCGCCAGCAGACCCGCGCCGAGATCGACGTAGACTTCGAAAACGGGCTTTCAGGCTCGTGGAACGAGGTGGACATCCTCGGGGTCATCCACAAGGCGCCGGGCAGCCAGGACTTCTCCGCCCTCGGGCAGTTCGCCTTCGACCCGGAATCCCGCACGTTCAAGGGCACGCTGCCCTCCCAAACCGGCGAATGGCACTACCGCGCATTCTACCCGCACAACGGTACGGCGAGCGTCTCCGGATCGAAGACCACGGTGACCGTTCCGTTCAGCGCGCTCCGTACGCAGGAGGGTAACAGGTACAACAGCGAATACGACCTGCTGGCGGCCGATGCGATCCTGTACCCGAACGCCGCCCCGGGCATGACACCCCAGGGCGAAGCCCTCAGATTCAACCTCAACCGTTTCACGACGATCCTCGCACTGCGCATGCAGGGCGGCGCAGCGTCGGAAAAGGTGGCTTCGGTTATGCTGACGGCCGTAAAACCGATCGCTTCCGAGCAGCTGACCTTCGAACTCCCGACGAGCGCATACGACATCGCCGCGGTCAACCCCACGCTGGTCGCCGAGGGCCCGTCGCCCGCCGGCGGCACCGTGTCGATCGACTCGGAGCGCATCACCGTCACCTACAAGGACGGCACGGCACCCTCGGCCGACCTGAGCGAGACGTTCTTCAACGTGCTGCCCGACGAGAACTACGGGGAACTGGTCTTCACCGTCTGCACCGACAAGGGCAACACCGCGAGCGTGACGGTAAACCGTACCACGCCGATGGTCGCCAACTGGGTCTACACCAAAATAGCGACGGGAACCTTCGCCAAAGCCACGCCCCCGACCATCGAGTGGCTCGGACACGACCTCTCGCAGCGTTACGAGCTGGCAGACACGGGCAACGAGGCCGATATCGAGGTCAGTGTCCCGGGCGGCATCCGTAAAATGGAGGTGGAAATCATCGCCCCGGTGCTGACCGAAAGCGGATTGCTGGAGCTGGCCGGGCTTGCCCCCACGATGGAGCTGACCGCCCCGGCGACCGAGAATATGGCCGAGATGCTCACCCAACTCGGATTCCCGACCCCTTCGCAGCTGCTCGACCAGCAGTACGCATTCTTCCAGATCGGAGGGCTGATCGACCTGCTGGCCATGGTCTGCGCCGAGGTGACGGAAACCGCACACTCCGACTTCAGGTTCACCGTCACGGACAACGCAGGGCAGCAGACCACGGTCACCCTGCAATACGCCAAGACCATCGCCTCGGCGATCACCCCGGGCGCGGCCTACAACGACGACGCGAACTTCTGGACGAACACCGCGACGCTCGCATGTGTGGTCGCCCCGGAAGACTTCCAGCACACGACGGTCGAATACAAACGTACCGACGGCACCTGGCAGGCTGCCGCCAAGGGGACGCAGAATGCCGAAGACGGGACTTTCACAGCCACGATCAGCAGCGCCTACAACGCCGACAACACGATGATAAGCGAAACCGGCATCCGCCCCGGCCACCGATACGAATACCGGCTCGTCATCGACGGCACGACGAAGGCTTCCGGCACGATCGACCTCACCGCCGAGAAAGGCGACCCCATCCAAAACGGCGGCATGGAGGACTGGAGTACGACGACCCTGGGCAGCAACAAAAACATCGTATATCCGAATGCGAGCGGCAACAGCTTCTGGACATCGGGCAACAACGGACAGACCACGGGCCTATGCACCAAGAACGAAAACATATGGATCGGGAATACCAGCGGTTCCTACTGTGCATACCTGAAGCCGAACCTGACCTCGATCGGGTCGATCAAGATCTTCGCTGCCGGCAACCTGTTCACCGGCTCCTTCGACTACACGGTTTCCATATTCGGATGGAGCGGCGGAACGGCCAGCTTCGGTTCGCCCTACGCATGGACTGCACGTCCCACGGCGCTACGGGTCAAAGCCAGGGCGACGGTCGGCAACATTCAGACCCTGGGGGCGAAGAAGGACGAGCTGTCCACCTCGGACATCTCCCCCGCACGCATCTTCGTATGTATCTGCGACAGGGACACCCGAATCGACAACGTATCCCAGACCAAGGCGCTTAGCGGGGAATACAACATCAGCGGGACGTTCGAACCCTCGGACACCGGCATCGGCATCCTGGCATACGGCGACCACAAATTCACGGCCTCGACCGACGGTTGGCAGACCATAACCATCCCGATCGTCTACAACGACCGCGACGCGACGCCCATCCCGTCGAAGGCTTACAACATCATGATTTCGTGCTCCTCGGACTGCTACGGGGCATTCTTCTGCGGCAGCCAAAGCAACGAACTGTACGTCGACGACTTCGAGTGGATATACTACAACCCCGGCAATAACAAACCCCGGCGGCACCACGGCCTCCCTTTCGAAACCTCCCTGCACCTGCGGGGAGGTTTTTTGTCGTATCGGGCGATATGA